From the Cloeon dipterum chromosome 4, ieCloDipt1.1, whole genome shotgun sequence genome, the window CAAAGGTGACAATAATTACAAAGGTCTAAGCTTCCATAGGGCCCAAAAAGGGTCGCGTAGCCGCGGGACCGAGGGATCAAGCGAAGGCTCTAGTGGGCGCCTTCCAAGAGTCACTCCAGACAAGCCGCACCTTTGATTGAGAgggtcgctgctgctgcagaggCCCGTGTTTTCCCTCAGGAGGCGGGGGGCAGCCACGGAGGTGGACTGACTAGTGCCCATTTGGGGCCGCGCTCTCTCAATCCAGGATCAGCTCGGCTCTGTTGTCAGGCGGCCATCTTCTCAGCCTGTTTTGGTCGTCAGCTGCTTCAATCAATATTCCAGGGCCCTCCGACGCCCCTAATCAGAGTGGACCCCAAATGCAGCGGAGAGTACCACAAAATCgaaacgaaaattttttaattgggaaGCTTATTAAGATTATTACACTGCTTtatgttttccaaaattttatttcagtttcgCGAATGGATTCAAATGACATTTGAATTGTGGCGGGAAATGAGAGTGCTCATTCAGCCGCATCGGATTTCTAACCTAACATACTTGAAGTGCTTCTCGTCTGAATTTCATAACAGAtagggaaaaaatattaagtagTGGTTGTGCTGAAAATAACTGCAtgataaataacaataaatttaatgggaCGAGTTAGGTTTCatcccattttattttaagattcaaaGATtccttcattaaaataaaaaagcaacccAAGTATAGTAactagaaaataaatgaagacgagatatatattttaaaacaaaattgaaccaattaattatcaaatttattaatccaTCCAAAGGGTTTCATGGAAAATCTACACATTTTGTCGCATTGTAACAAGTATTTAGATACTCGTTtagttcatttaaattgattctCATATATGAACTTGCAAGTGTAACCTGGCGTAAATGGGAACTtcaataaattgcttttaatataGTTCCATGTTTGTCATAAGAATTTCAAAAGCTTGAGCAGGAAGAGAGAAATGTTTAGAAAAACATGACTTTATATTGCAATTTCTTCTCAAAAGTGGCGACAGTGTGCCATTGTCTAATCCTGGACTTTCTTAACCTAGCAAGTGAATGCAAAGCAAAGTTCCCTTTCTGTGACAGTTTTGAGCTTAAGGAGcttattatgtaaaaaaaaatatttttttgtaattttgtaaataatttttgtaaaaaaaaaagataatttacaAGTATATTCATGTCAGCTTTGCAAATTGGCAGGtgtatttttagcttttaatgCACAAAATTCTTGCAATACGAATTTAGATATAGGTAACAGAATACGCTTTACATGCgatctaatttaatattcgaACAACAAACTTTTATAAGCTACTTCAATAGCTTTTGCGTGTTCAACCAACTGAAGTAATCCTTACTGATAAAACGGTAATGATTACTAGCAGGGCCAACTAGCTTGAAGCAGTTGAATTTTCCAGGGTATTCTGGATCAAATGAAAAGGTGTAGACAGTGTCTTCTGGAGTGTCATCTGTAATGATTGTGCTGACAAAGTTGAGAAACCTCTTTGCTTGAGACACGCAAACTTCTCTCCTAGGATGAAGAGTTACTCCAGTTCTCTCCAATGCAGGTATTTGGTTCATATACAGTTCCTAATATATAATCGAATGATAGTAATTACACACAagcaaaacataaatttatcgaaaaaattACCTGACACATTTGGAGAAGAGCATCCTCGGAGTACTCTTCAATTTCCTTGATTCTCAAGCACTGGCTATCCTTGATTCCCATGATCATGCTGCTCATGTTGCCGGAAAAACAGCGAAGCCACTTGCGGAATAAGTTGTAACTAAAAATCGGGAAGTAGAACATAATTTaacctattttttaatagaaactCTTACAGCTTATGAGGTTTAAAGCCAGTCTTGACttcaaacattttgaattcttgCAATTCCTTCACATCATTCTCCGATCTAACAGCTTTGAATTTATTCTGCATGAGCATGGAGAGCGTcccagttttaaaaatttcgactGAAAATAGTTCTACTCTTTTCCTGTCGAAAGCAGTGTTGACATCAGGCTCCTTGTCTTGAACGTCTGTAAATTAAGCTATTAAAGCtgtaaaatccaatttaatttataacttgCCCGACAATACACTTTTGTGGAACATGAGGCCAGCGATGGAGCTCTGTGGCAGATCCAAAGTAATGTGCTTGATTTGCCTGGATAGTTTTTCTTCGTTAGTGTAGAACGAAGACAGGTAAATCTTTCCACGCAATCTCACTGCAGAAATGATAAACCCATTCTGATCATGGTATCGAAATCTGGGATCATGCAGGTATGCTGAGCACATGATATTGTCAAGCTCCAGACGAGAACATACGAACTGCACGTCAGGACTGGAACATGAGAACATTttagtgtaaaataattttatattagtgTAACAATAAAAGTGATACAAATTGACTCAAGTGACCCAAGTTGTGATAAATGAGGATGTGAACTGGTAGTAGTCAAGATTAAGCTTTTGtcgaataataattttgtgtggtttaatatttctattgaTGAGCGACCTAAatg encodes:
- the LOC135943958 gene encoding uncharacterized protein LOC135943958 — encoded protein: MLKSRPSSPTPSTASSTDSWCKRYIKRPSVGADRVLSWRSNNTDSSEDEEDNRKPAKISRNDRNTKPFFPNKYQWSKLTQPLRPFVYPTFNDKFPELEDYSSDEETLGPDWKFERMDWFGFSEGFYCGHEAQLNYLHLPKDLKQPNVKLDVLGKEDDLHLPIDISENINEILSWIMASFPRPALFNKTYPDVQFVCSRLELDNIMCSAYLHDPRFRYHDQNGFIISAVRLRGKIYLSSFYTNEEKLSRQIKHITLDLPQSSIAGLMFHKSVLSDVQDKEPDVNTAFDRKRVELFSVEIFKTGTLSMLMQNKFKAVRSENDVKELQEFKMFEVKTGFKPHKLYNLFRKWLRCFSGNMSSMIMGIKDSQCLRIKEIEEYSEDALLQMCQELYMNQIPALERTGVTLHPRREVCVSQAKRFLNFVSTIITDDTPEDTVYTFSFDPEYPGKFNCFKLVGPASNHYRFISKDYFSWLNTQKLLK